The DNA segment TTCCCGCAATGCTGCCGATTACAGCCAGAACGGGGCGCGAACCATAATTATTGACGGCCATGCTCATGCCACCGAAAAACATGATGTCGACCACCCAAATAATAAACGCAATAGCCCACGCGAAGGGGAAACGTTTCACAACGCCAAGTACATCGCATTTCTTGGCAAGATACCCCAAGTAGAGGAACGCGGCCGCGCACATTCCCGCTTGGATGCTCCACGGCAGCAGTACGTACTGTGCGGAAACATAGCCGACAGCAAAACACAGCGACACCCAGACAGGGGTGTAGGGGAGCCTTGCGAGGCAATGCAACAACAGACGAGCCCAAAACAGCGCAAGCAGAAACCAGATCGCGCCGATTCTCAAATCCACCCGCCAGAGTGTAAGATTCGAGATATCGCCGCTTCCATATATCGCGGCCATGCCCCATTGCCGCAAGGCAATCGCCCTGCTCTCATGGTCAAGCGTCGCCATGCAAGTCACGCCGACAAGCACGCACAATGCTGTTACCACGTAGGTGAATAGCAACTGTTTCGCTTCCTTCATCCAACGGAATCGTCTTTCCGGATGCATGAAATATCCGGAAAGGATGAAGAAAAGGGGCATATGGAACGAAAAGCAGATAGACAGAACAATCTGGGCCGTGCGGTGTGGTACGAACAGGTTTGTCTCAATGGCACTGTGTCCCAGTATCACAGCCAAAATGGCTATGCCCTTGGCAATATCGAAAAATCTAATACGCTGCATACTCTCTCAAGTCTCTTGTTGGCTCGTTCTCTCTACCGCTTGCCAGACGTTTTATAGGACATTACAGGCCGAGCAATTGCTGCAATGCACGCCACATCACAACCTGCCCCATACGATTCGGATGGATGCCGTCCTTATACAACGCCTGCTGTGGCATTCCCGTCGGACGTCCTACGATACGGAATGCCGAATACATCGAAGCGAAGCGCCAACCGTGCCGGCGGCAAAGATCCTGCAATACCGTATTCTCCTGTCCCATGGTGAGAGATCTGGGATCGGATAACGTATCGATGTTGGCAAGCACATATACGTTGTCAGCCCCGTACCGTGCGGCAATGCGATTCAGATAGCTTTCCGCTTCACGCTTGAAATCGTCGCTATTCGAAAGCCTCAATCGGTCATTCGCTCCAAGCAGCACGATAGCGGCGTCCTCATGTCCGAGAGTCGCATCGCCGATAGAGTTATAGCCCGAATAGGAACCTTTGCCCGGCGCACTGGCATTGGTCATGGATACGCCACGCGATTCCAGATAATGCCTTAGGCTGTTAGTAGCCATATCCGTCTGATGGGACGGCTCATAATAGGTGACTCCCTCAAGCCGAAACAACTCGCGAGACGTACATGGGTACGTGTTCGCCGCTCCCACTCCAGCGGCGATACTGTCTCCAAGAACGCGAACGGAACGATACCGCCCAGATTTGATTTTGTTACCAAACGCTCCTGCAGCGGATCCGACGTAATCACTAGGTATGGCAGCCGACCGCCGCGTATCGAGAGCACCGGTGCGGTTGTCAAAATAGTAGGTGGCGTTATTCACGTTCTGCTTGCCATACAGTATCTTGCCGCTCGGCCAGCTGTAACACACCGTTTTCCCACCTAGTCTCTGCCAACCGTACTGCACTGCACCGGTATGCACATCCAACAGATACCACGCTCCGTCAATAGGCTGTTCCCCATACAGCATCCAGCCCATCTGACGATCGTAGAAGACCCACTTCTGGTCTTTCGACAGGCATACAAAGCCATACTGCATGGCACCTGTCGATTCGTCGAAGTCGTACCAATGCCCGTTAATCAGTTGTTCCCCGTACTGCATCTGACCGGAGGCATGGTCGTAATATACCCATTTATGCTGTGGCGAGTTGAAATAAAAGCCATGGGACATGGTACCAGTGTGCTCGTCGAAGTGATACCAGCCGGTGTGGCTCTTGTCGTAGTTCACATAGCGTTCCCCGTACA comes from the Bifidobacterium angulatum DSM 20098 = JCM 7096 genome and includes:
- a CDS encoding acyltransferase family protein — encoded protein: MQRIRFFDIAKGIAILAVILGHSAIETNLFVPHRTAQIVLSICFSFHMPLFFILSGYFMHPERRFRWMKEAKQLLFTYVVTALCVLVGVTCMATLDHESRAIALRQWGMAAIYGSGDISNLTLWRVDLRIGAIWFLLALFWARLLLHCLARLPYTPVWVSLCFAVGYVSAQYVLLPWSIQAGMCAAAFLYLGYLAKKCDVLGVVKRFPFAWAIAFIIWVVDIMFFGGMSMAVNNYGSRPVLAVIGSIAGTLCVVGISQLIDRVPALGSVLSRIGQASLAILCVHLIEDDVLPWQMYLGTLRMLFPQIPLVLLSFIVRLPIDLIGAALLYHVPVINEWFYPQLAKRKFEASSGIKH
- a CDS encoding GDSL-type esterase/lipase family protein; the protein is MRRSLDVRLKQLMLLGFCAVSALLLSACFGTSYAFGEENPNDWGSFSEAYSESHSINGWDTKKEHYYEKGQQVRSKEIYDAKDRNWYWIDENGFVARNKDVYLQSNGGKWVRYDAAGHMVKGEDYRYGAWYYFDTATGAMAKGITHIPSNDGKWVYYDLTTGKMLYGERYVNYDKSHTGWYHFDEHTGTMSHGFYFNSPQHKWVYYDHASGQMQYGEQLINGHWYDFDESTGAMQYGFVCLSKDQKWVFYDRQMGWMLYGEQPIDGAWYLLDVHTGAVQYGWQRLGGKTVCYSWPSGKILYGKQNVNNATYYFDNRTGALDTRRSAAIPSDYVGSAAGAFGNKIKSGRYRSVRVLGDSIAAGVGAANTYPCTSRELFRLEGVTYYEPSHQTDMATNSLRHYLESRGVSMTNASAPGKGSYSGYNSIGDATLGHEDAAIVLLGANDRLRLSNSDDFKREAESYLNRIAARYGADNVYVLANIDTLSDPRSLTMGQENTVLQDLCRRHGWRFASMYSAFRIVGRPTGMPQQALYKDGIHPNRMGQVVMWRALQQLLGL